A genome region from Stenotrophomonas maltophilia includes the following:
- the aroB gene encoding 3-dehydroquinate synthase has protein sequence MTSPALLQVAVGGDRPYSITIGAGAQADGTALASHVRGRHALLLSDSEVAPRYLDAVKQTLLTARPDLIVGEHVLAAGEASKTLAEFGRAIEALAALGATRDACVFALGGGVVGDLAGFAAACWMRGVDCVQLPTTLLAMVDSSVGGKTAVDIPAGKNLVGAFHPPRAVIADTRVLATLPPRELRAGLAEVVKYGALGDAVFFEWLQQHADALVAGEDNVLSEAIARSCRHKAAIVERDPFEKGERALLNLGHTFGHAIETEQGYSAPGRDALNHGEAVAVGMVLAAQLSTDLGLADDADRARLQSLLERLGLPVAIPAGLDPQALLGRMRLDKKNVAGRLRLVLWRGMGRAEVVPDVDEAAVLKVLGAG, from the coding sequence ATGACTTCCCCCGCCCTGCTGCAGGTCGCCGTCGGCGGCGACCGCCCTTACTCCATCACCATCGGCGCCGGTGCGCAGGCAGACGGCACCGCGCTGGCCTCGCACGTGCGTGGCCGCCACGCGCTTTTGCTCAGCGACAGCGAAGTGGCCCCGCGCTATCTGGATGCCGTGAAGCAGACCCTTCTGACCGCACGCCCCGACCTGATCGTCGGCGAGCACGTGCTGGCCGCGGGCGAAGCCTCCAAGACGCTGGCCGAATTCGGCCGTGCCATCGAAGCGCTGGCCGCGCTCGGCGCCACCCGCGACGCCTGCGTGTTCGCCCTTGGCGGCGGCGTGGTTGGCGATCTGGCCGGTTTCGCCGCAGCCTGCTGGATGCGCGGCGTGGACTGCGTGCAGCTGCCAACCACCCTGCTGGCGATGGTCGATTCGTCGGTGGGCGGCAAGACGGCCGTCGACATCCCCGCCGGCAAGAACCTGGTCGGCGCTTTCCATCCACCGCGTGCGGTCATTGCCGATACCCGCGTGCTGGCCACCCTGCCGCCGCGCGAACTGCGTGCCGGCCTGGCCGAAGTGGTGAAGTACGGTGCGCTGGGCGACGCGGTGTTCTTCGAATGGCTGCAGCAGCATGCCGATGCGCTGGTCGCCGGTGAAGACAACGTGCTTTCCGAAGCCATCGCACGCAGCTGCCGGCACAAGGCCGCGATCGTCGAACGCGATCCGTTCGAGAAGGGCGAGCGTGCCCTGCTCAACCTGGGCCACACCTTCGGCCATGCCATCGAGACCGAACAGGGCTACTCGGCCCCCGGCCGCGACGCACTGAACCATGGCGAGGCGGTGGCGGTGGGCATGGTGCTGGCGGCTCAGCTGTCCACCGACCTGGGCCTGGCCGACGATGCCGACCGCGCGCGCCTGCAGTCGCTTCTGGAACGCCTTGGCCTGCCGGTGGCGATCCCGGCCGGGCTGGACCCGCAGGCCCTGCTCGGCCGCATGCGGCTGGACAAGAAGAACGTGGCCGGCCGCCTGCGCCTGGTGCTGTGGCGGGGCATGGGCCGCGCCGAAGTGGTGCCGGACGTGGATGAGGCAGCGGTGCTGAAGGTGCTGGGCGCGGGCTGA
- the hemE gene encoding uroporphyrinogen decarboxylase yields the protein MPIVTSPLRNDRLLRALRREPVDCTPVWLMRQAGRYLPEYRATRAKAGSFLAMAKNPEIACEVTLQPLRRFPLDAAILFSDILTIPDAMGLELYFVEGEGPKFRHPVRDEAAIARLAVPDMEQDLGYVMDAVRLIRRELDGQVPLIGFSGSPWTLACYMVEGGGSKDFARIKAMALNHPQALHRLLEVTTDAVIAYLGAQRAAGAQALQVFDTWGGVLSPAMYREFSLRYLQRIAEGLERGEGSERTPLILFGKGTGLHLEALSQTGADALGLDWTLDLDEAMRRTGGRVALQGNLDPTTLYASPDAIAAAAARVLDTYAAGNGGSREGHVFNLGHGMSPDMDPAHVQVLVDAVHAHSQR from the coding sequence ATGCCCATCGTGACCAGCCCTCTCCGCAACGATCGCCTGCTGCGCGCCCTGCGCCGCGAACCGGTGGACTGCACCCCCGTCTGGCTGATGCGCCAGGCCGGCCGCTACCTGCCGGAGTACCGCGCAACCCGGGCCAAGGCCGGCAGCTTCCTGGCCATGGCCAAGAACCCGGAGATCGCCTGCGAAGTCACGCTGCAGCCGCTGCGCCGCTTCCCGTTGGACGCCGCCATCCTGTTCTCGGACATCCTCACCATTCCCGACGCGATGGGCCTGGAGCTCTACTTCGTCGAAGGCGAAGGTCCGAAGTTCCGCCATCCGGTGCGTGACGAGGCGGCCATCGCCCGGCTGGCAGTACCGGACATGGAACAGGACCTGGGCTATGTGATGGACGCAGTGCGCCTGATCCGTCGCGAGCTGGACGGCCAGGTACCGCTGATCGGTTTCTCCGGCAGCCCCTGGACACTGGCCTGCTACATGGTGGAAGGCGGCGGCAGCAAGGATTTCGCCCGTATCAAGGCGATGGCGCTGAACCACCCACAGGCCCTGCACCGCCTGCTGGAGGTCACCACCGACGCGGTGATCGCCTATCTGGGCGCGCAACGCGCGGCCGGCGCGCAGGCACTGCAGGTGTTCGATACCTGGGGCGGCGTGCTGTCACCGGCCATGTACCGCGAGTTCTCGCTGCGCTACCTGCAGCGCATCGCCGAAGGCCTGGAGCGTGGCGAAGGCAGCGAGCGCACGCCGCTGATCCTGTTCGGCAAGGGTACCGGCCTGCACCTGGAAGCACTGTCGCAGACCGGCGCCGATGCGCTGGGCCTGGACTGGACACTGGACCTGGACGAGGCCATGCGCCGCACCGGTGGTCGCGTCGCCCTGCAAGGCAACCTCGACCCGACCACGCTGTACGCCTCGCCGGATGCGATCGCCGCCGCTGCCGCGCGCGTGCTCGACACCTATGCCGCGGGCAATGGTGGTTCGCGCGAGGGCCATGTATTCAACCTCGGCCACGGCATGTCGCCGGACATGGACCCTGCCCACGTGCAGGTGCTGGTCGACGCGGTGCACGCGCACAGCCAGCGCTGA
- the mdtD gene encoding multidrug transporter subunit MdtD, which yields MSTSPSTYNRQRPLLWLVSLAIFMQMLDSTIVNTALPAMAASLGESPLQMQSVVFSYALAVATFIPASGWIADRYGTRRTFLVAIILFTLGSLACALAQHLHQLVGARVLQGIGGAMLLPVGRLAVMRSVPREDFLRAMSFIAIPALVGPLIGPTLGGWLVEIASWHWVFLINLPIGVIGFIAAMKIMPDHYASHRTRFDLRGYIMLAFAMVVLSLALDGISGLGTPHALVMLMTVAGLAALVGYWLHAANSTAPLFSLALFRVPSYRIGILGNLFSRIGSSAMPMLIPLLLQVGLGLGPMNAGLMMVPVAAAGMVSKKLAVKLVERYGYRRVLMVNTVLVGLAMASFILMTPGQHLAWRLLQLAFFGAVNSLQFTVMNTVTLRDLDREFASSGNSLLSMVMMLAAGFGAAAAGSLLAAFGNHLDSNSATAALHATFLCVGAITLTSTMIFWQLPDTKPEPRQVEHVAE from the coding sequence ATGTCCACATCGCCATCGACCTACAACCGCCAGCGCCCCCTGCTGTGGCTGGTGTCCTTGGCGATCTTCATGCAGATGCTGGACTCGACCATCGTCAACACGGCGTTGCCGGCAATGGCCGCCAGCCTGGGCGAAAGCCCCCTGCAGATGCAGTCGGTGGTGTTCAGCTACGCGCTGGCAGTGGCCACCTTCATTCCTGCCTCCGGCTGGATCGCCGACCGCTACGGCACCCGCCGCACCTTCCTGGTGGCGATCATCCTGTTCACCCTCGGCTCGCTGGCCTGCGCACTGGCCCAGCACCTGCACCAGCTGGTCGGTGCGCGCGTGCTGCAGGGCATTGGCGGTGCGATGCTGCTGCCGGTCGGGCGGCTGGCAGTGATGCGGTCGGTGCCGCGCGAGGATTTCCTGCGCGCGATGAGCTTCATCGCCATCCCGGCCCTGGTCGGCCCGCTGATCGGTCCCACGCTGGGCGGCTGGCTGGTCGAGATCGCCTCGTGGCACTGGGTGTTCCTGATCAACCTGCCGATCGGCGTGATCGGATTCATCGCCGCGATGAAGATCATGCCCGACCACTACGCCAGCCATCGCACCCGTTTCGACCTGCGCGGCTACATCATGCTGGCCTTCGCGATGGTGGTGCTGTCACTGGCACTGGACGGCATCTCCGGGCTGGGCACGCCACATGCGCTGGTGATGCTGATGACCGTTGCAGGCCTGGCGGCACTGGTGGGTTACTGGCTGCATGCGGCCAATTCGACGGCGCCGTTGTTCTCGCTGGCGCTGTTCCGCGTACCCAGCTACCGCATCGGCATTCTCGGCAATCTGTTCTCGCGCATCGGCAGCAGCGCCATGCCGATGCTGATCCCGTTGCTGCTGCAGGTCGGCCTGGGCCTGGGCCCGATGAACGCAGGGCTGATGATGGTGCCGGTGGCCGCCGCTGGCATGGTCTCCAAGAAACTGGCAGTGAAGCTGGTGGAGCGCTACGGCTATCGTCGCGTGCTGATGGTCAACACCGTGCTGGTAGGCCTGGCCATGGCCAGCTTCATTCTGATGACACCCGGCCAGCACCTGGCCTGGCGCCTGCTGCAGCTGGCGTTCTTCGGCGCGGTCAATTCGCTGCAGTTCACCGTGATGAACACCGTGACCCTGCGTGATCTGGACCGCGAATTCGCCAGTTCCGGCAACAGCCTGCTGTCGATGGTGATGATGCTCGCGGCCGGCTTCGGTGCTGCTGCGGCCGGCAGCCTGCTGGCCGCGTTCGGCAATCACCTGGACAGCAACAGCGCGACCGCCGCGCTGCATGCCACGTTCCTGTGCGTGGGCGCGATCACCCTGACCTCGACGATGATCTTCTGGCAGCTGCCCGATACCAAGCCGGAGCCACGGCAGGTCGAGCACGTTGCGGAGTGA
- a CDS encoding hybrid sensor histidine kinase/response regulator has product MTSSWRLWCMGIAAMGLLLLASATAAAALDMAETPRLRRFGAAEGMPSRMVLALAEDRQGHVWAATDGGLVRYDGSSLRVWEHDPEQPGSLPGNEIETLLVDPLDRVWVGINGKGVARLDADRERFRTFDAVNGPCMSQFWTLAYAGDALWIGTSSQGICRFGEDGSLRFFKHDPARADGLPSNTIYSSLVDARGRLWIGTEAGVARWNGVGFEPVASRELGALSVLRMSRDPDGSIWLGSQNDGLYRIDAQDRVSRPRWSDSARLRSALVLADRQGGYWAGTSDGLLRGDASALWRLDGDRGSGFLTAQSGVLDLLQDHEGGLWVALLTQGLAYLPPDWRRFSIWNQLDGKPLDSQYLLGAASDGQNYYVGSAHGVYQLDAHGTLRLLASDREIGSGAVWSVLPRPDGRLWLGRAGRISVYDPATRALHDWHIDGGADLRQRIDLMRQAPDGTVWLSVMNLGLQQRSADGRVLHSYPLEDFRKAADSPIEQIRFDAHGKAWVMGDMGIWREQAGRFEAVPGVSRGLIYDLVWVDPQQLWLARQGALERYQWDGMSLRLIQRIDGSAGVPPVSMGGLALADNGRVWATTPRGLLRWDPKARRLQLFNERDGLSDAEFTSRPPAVNADGRVLAVAQTGLVAFDVNADDVVLPGSSLVIAEVRVRRDDARGWQPLPNTGTLLLGPDDRDLQIDARLLSYANPQGNRYRFRVRGYDQNWVEQGGDGQRTLSRLPTGSYVIEVQAATANGAWMPSQQLQVKVLPPWWRSGMAIFGYILIGSLLLLILVWSIRARLRRRQQWQLTVHKQELAEQASQAKSRFLATLGHEVRTPMTGVLGMSELLLATPLDPVQRSYAGSIQQAGSHLLRLVNDALDLARIEAGRLELDLRPFDLAGLLDQVQALMQPMAKQRKLDFQRGDDPPGPISVSGDEMRVRQILLNLLGNAIKFTERGHVGLAVHLERYGGGLCFEVHDSGPGINVEQQERLFHRFEQAEGPRTASRYGGSGLGLAICQELAAAMGGRIEVDSQPGKGARFRVRLPLPWTRQAAAAAGEAPAQPVLPPLRILLVEDDATVAEVIAGLLRSRGHDVVHVLHGLGALSEIATDGFDVGLLDLDLPALDGTAIARQLRTLGYELPLVAVTARSDAYAESQVLAAGFDGFLRKPVTGDMLVAAIIQARAQRQTTT; this is encoded by the coding sequence ATGACGAGCAGCTGGCGCCTGTGGTGCATGGGCATCGCGGCAATGGGGCTGCTGCTGTTGGCGTCTGCCACGGCGGCTGCAGCCCTGGACATGGCAGAAACGCCGCGCCTGCGGCGCTTCGGTGCCGCCGAAGGCATGCCGTCGCGCATGGTGCTGGCACTGGCCGAAGACCGCCAGGGCCATGTCTGGGCCGCAACCGATGGCGGGCTGGTGCGCTACGACGGCAGCTCGCTGCGGGTCTGGGAGCACGATCCGGAACAGCCCGGCTCGCTGCCCGGCAACGAGATCGAGACCCTGCTGGTCGATCCGCTGGACCGGGTGTGGGTGGGCATCAATGGCAAGGGCGTGGCCCGCCTGGATGCCGACCGCGAGCGCTTCAGGACCTTCGATGCGGTCAATGGCCCCTGCATGAGCCAGTTCTGGACGCTGGCCTACGCCGGGGATGCGTTGTGGATCGGCACCAGCAGCCAGGGGATCTGCCGTTTCGGCGAGGACGGCAGCCTGCGTTTCTTCAAGCACGACCCGGCCCGTGCCGACGGCCTGCCCAGCAACACCATCTACAGCAGCCTGGTCGATGCCCGGGGACGCCTGTGGATCGGCACCGAGGCCGGGGTCGCGCGCTGGAACGGCGTTGGCTTCGAGCCGGTGGCATCGCGCGAACTGGGCGCGCTGAGCGTGCTGAGGATGAGCCGTGATCCGGACGGTTCGATCTGGCTCGGCAGCCAGAACGACGGCCTGTACCGCATCGATGCGCAGGACCGGGTCAGTCGTCCGCGCTGGAGCGACAGCGCCCGCCTGCGCTCGGCACTGGTGCTGGCCGATCGCCAGGGCGGCTACTGGGCGGGCACGTCCGACGGCCTGCTGCGCGGCGACGCAAGTGCGCTGTGGCGGCTCGATGGCGACCGCGGCAGTGGTTTCCTCACTGCACAGAGCGGTGTGCTCGATCTGCTGCAGGACCACGAGGGCGGACTGTGGGTGGCCCTGCTGACCCAGGGGCTGGCCTACCTGCCGCCGGACTGGCGCCGCTTCTCGATCTGGAACCAGCTCGATGGCAAGCCGCTGGACAGCCAGTACCTGCTGGGCGCGGCGAGTGACGGCCAGAACTACTACGTGGGTTCGGCGCACGGCGTGTATCAGCTGGATGCGCACGGCACGCTGCGCCTGCTGGCCAGCGACCGCGAGATCGGCAGCGGTGCGGTGTGGTCGGTACTACCGCGGCCGGACGGGCGCCTGTGGCTGGGGCGTGCCGGCCGCATCAGCGTGTATGACCCGGCCACCCGCGCGCTGCACGATTGGCATATCGATGGAGGCGCCGACCTGCGCCAGCGCATCGACCTGATGCGGCAGGCGCCCGATGGCACGGTCTGGCTTTCGGTGATGAACCTGGGCCTGCAGCAGCGCAGCGCGGATGGCCGGGTGCTGCACAGCTATCCACTCGAGGATTTCCGCAAAGCGGCCGATTCACCCATCGAGCAGATCCGCTTCGATGCCCATGGCAAGGCATGGGTGATGGGCGACATGGGCATCTGGCGTGAGCAGGCCGGTCGCTTCGAAGCGGTGCCGGGGGTCTCGCGCGGGCTGATCTACGACCTGGTGTGGGTGGATCCGCAGCAGCTGTGGCTGGCCCGCCAGGGCGCGCTGGAGCGCTACCAGTGGGATGGCATGAGCCTGCGCCTGATCCAGCGCATTGATGGAAGCGCCGGTGTGCCGCCGGTCAGCATGGGTGGCCTGGCATTGGCCGACAATGGCCGGGTGTGGGCGACCACGCCGCGCGGCCTGCTGCGCTGGGACCCGAAAGCCCGGCGCCTGCAGTTGTTCAATGAACGCGATGGCCTGTCCGATGCCGAATTCACCAGCCGGCCGCCGGCGGTGAATGCCGATGGCCGCGTGCTGGCCGTGGCCCAGACCGGCCTGGTCGCTTTCGACGTGAATGCCGACGACGTGGTGCTGCCCGGGTCTTCGCTGGTGATTGCCGAGGTGCGCGTGCGCCGCGACGATGCACGCGGCTGGCAGCCGCTGCCGAACACCGGCACCCTGCTGCTGGGACCGGATGATCGCGATCTGCAGATCGATGCGCGGCTGCTGTCGTATGCCAATCCACAGGGCAACCGCTACCGCTTCCGGGTACGCGGGTATGACCAGAACTGGGTGGAGCAGGGCGGCGACGGCCAGCGCACGCTGTCGCGACTGCCCACCGGCAGTTACGTCATCGAAGTGCAGGCGGCCACCGCCAATGGTGCATGGATGCCTTCGCAGCAGCTGCAGGTGAAGGTGCTGCCACCGTGGTGGCGCAGCGGCATGGCGATCTTCGGCTACATCCTGATCGGTTCGCTGCTGCTGCTCATCCTGGTCTGGTCGATCCGTGCGCGCCTGCGCCGTCGCCAGCAATGGCAGCTGACCGTGCACAAGCAGGAGCTGGCCGAACAGGCCTCGCAGGCCAAGAGCCGGTTCCTGGCCACGCTGGGGCATGAAGTGCGCACGCCGATGACCGGCGTGCTGGGCATGAGCGAGCTGCTGCTGGCCACACCGCTGGACCCGGTGCAGCGCAGCTATGCCGGCTCCATCCAGCAGGCCGGTAGCCATCTGCTGCGGTTGGTCAACGATGCGTTGGACCTCGCGCGCATCGAGGCGGGCCGGCTGGAGCTGGATCTGCGCCCGTTCGACCTGGCCGGCCTGCTCGACCAGGTGCAGGCGCTGATGCAGCCCATGGCGAAACAGCGCAAGCTGGATTTCCAGCGTGGCGACGATCCGCCCGGCCCGATCAGCGTCAGTGGCGACGAGATGCGCGTGCGGCAGATCCTGCTCAACCTGCTGGGCAATGCGATCAAGTTCACCGAGCGCGGGCATGTCGGCCTGGCCGTGCACCTGGAAAGGTACGGCGGCGGTCTCTGTTTCGAAGTGCACGACAGTGGTCCGGGTATCAATGTCGAGCAGCAGGAGCGGCTGTTCCACCGATTCGAGCAGGCGGAGGGCCCGCGCACGGCCTCGCGCTATGGCGGCAGCGGGCTGGGCCTGGCGATCTGCCAGGAGCTGGCCGCGGCCATGGGCGGGCGCATCGAAGTGGACAGCCAGCCAGGCAAGGGCGCGCGCTTCCGGGTGCGGTTGCCGCTGCCCTGGACCCGGCAGGCCGCCGCCGCCGCGGGCGAAGCGCCTGCGCAGCCGGTGCTGCCGCCACTGCGCATCCTGCTGGTGGAGGACGATGCCACCGTGGCCGAGGTCATCGCCGGCCTGCTGCGCAGCCGCGGCCATGACGTAGTGCATGTGCTGCACGGCCTGGGGGCTTTGTCGGAGATCGCCACCGACGGCTTCGATGTTGGCCTGCTCGATCTCGACCTGCCGGCGCTGGACGGCACTGCGATCGCCCGCCAGCTGCGCACCCTGGGCTACGAGCTGCCACTGGTGGCGGTGACCGCCCGCTCCGATGCCTATGCCGAATCGCAGGTGCTCGCTGCCGGTTTCGATGGTTTCCTGCGCAAGCCGGTCACCGGCGACATGCTGGTGGCAGCGATCATCCAGGCTCGCGCCCAACGACAGACCACAACTTGA
- a CDS encoding hybrid sensor histidine kinase/response regulator, whose product MAYLRAAMLLLILLCGLSPAAAQPVPPSPRQVTVFDGLPSNTVNRMAEDRYGYLWIATKDGLARYDGRNYRIWRSEDGLRDNRVWTVLVDARNQLWIGTENAGLVRMSADRRQLHFYDRSSQPLMGTNTVWSLATTPDGAIWFGTHEGGLYRLDSQDRLQRFLPEANNPRSLPAASVPYLATLADGSLWVGTKHGVARWTGTDFERVGTDVIPSLLINGLTSEPDGSLWISTMAGATVRRPDGRFESPPWKLPPGEQVLGMMLRDEQGGHWLDTRTGLGRAVDGQYQTVPLYSAVARGPVRPNWTGAYEDREGGIWLASTNAGLWHLLPRWWQFSVLSRLEDDAGSLRNAFVLGTSPSSNGGIWTVGSHGALDRFDPKTGKIEQHRTWVNGMYWLSSVREDRRGQVWIGSTDALLRYDPKRRDLRRWGRDAGADATMEGVIESMMTCDGDSLWLMLPAGLQQRDLDGRLRRQLDNGQRGLQQGQLNLDVECGPQDHIWLASSRGLLQWLPESERFQPVPGAPATAIHALHVGRDGQVWLSEDGRLSRYRWSQGRLERQAVVGAEQGYPAISASGLVVDAQGVAWATSARGLVRVGADGQSVRLYGVHDGLPSQEFREHTLTMSGDGHLVAGTPAGVVVFNPEQVRPSVRRAPLVIERVEVRRNEQVLDLTHDTPLQIADGDRDLRIVARLLSFADSASNSYRYRLAGYDPDWVEVGPAGERLFSRLPPGSYRLEVQARSADHVWSRVQSLEFRVQPPWWRSLSGLLVLASIALLLTSWFAWLYRRRLQRRHAYQLALHKQELAEQASAAKTRFLANLGHEIRTPMTGVLGMSELLLASPLDPQQRGYTQSIRHAGEHLLHLVNDALDLARIESGRLELQSKPFALSCLLQDLAALMGPLAAQKGLRFTLDNQLPPGLQATGDAMRVRQILLNLLSNAVKFTSRGTITLHARSDGELRALHFEVRDTGPGISQEQQQRLFRRFEQADGARTAAQYGGSGLGLAICRELAQAMQGRIQVESQLGRGTCFGVTLPLPLVVDASAEAEGEAHREDAANMPPLRVLLVEDDATVADVVRGLLSARGHEVVHAGHALAALREISAGDFDVGLLDLDLPGLSGFELAQHLRNQGYMLPLLAVTARTDPDLQQQVEAAGIGGFLRKPVTGELLVEAIARVMGR is encoded by the coding sequence GTGGCGTATCTGCGGGCGGCGATGCTGCTGCTGATCCTCCTGTGCGGCCTGTCACCCGCTGCCGCGCAGCCGGTGCCACCGAGCCCGCGCCAGGTGACGGTGTTCGACGGCCTCCCGTCCAATACCGTCAACCGCATGGCCGAAGACCGCTACGGCTACCTGTGGATCGCCACCAAAGACGGCCTGGCCCGTTACGACGGGCGCAACTACCGGATCTGGCGCTCGGAGGATGGCCTGCGCGACAACCGCGTCTGGACGGTGCTGGTCGATGCGCGCAACCAGCTCTGGATCGGGACCGAGAATGCGGGCCTGGTACGGATGTCGGCCGACCGCCGCCAGCTGCATTTCTACGACCGCAGCAGCCAGCCGTTGATGGGGACCAACACGGTCTGGAGCCTGGCGACCACACCCGACGGTGCGATCTGGTTCGGCACCCATGAAGGTGGGCTGTACCGGCTGGACAGCCAGGACCGCCTGCAGCGTTTCCTGCCCGAGGCCAACAATCCGCGCAGCCTGCCTGCCGCCTCGGTGCCGTACCTGGCGACGCTGGCCGATGGCAGCCTGTGGGTCGGCACCAAGCATGGCGTGGCGCGCTGGACCGGCACCGATTTCGAGCGGGTCGGCACGGATGTCATTCCCAGCCTGCTGATCAATGGATTGACCAGCGAACCCGATGGCAGCCTGTGGATCAGTACGATGGCCGGCGCCACGGTGCGTCGCCCCGACGGGCGTTTTGAATCGCCGCCATGGAAACTACCGCCGGGCGAGCAGGTGCTTGGCATGATGCTGCGCGATGAACAGGGCGGGCATTGGCTGGATACCCGTACCGGGCTGGGGCGGGCCGTGGATGGGCAGTACCAGACCGTTCCGCTGTACAGCGCCGTTGCGCGTGGGCCGGTGCGGCCGAACTGGACTGGCGCCTACGAGGACCGCGAAGGCGGCATCTGGCTGGCCAGTACCAATGCCGGCCTGTGGCACCTGCTGCCGCGCTGGTGGCAGTTCTCCGTGCTGTCGCGGCTGGAGGATGATGCTGGCTCGCTGCGCAATGCCTTCGTGCTGGGCACCAGCCCTTCCAGCAATGGCGGCATCTGGACGGTCGGCAGCCACGGCGCGCTGGACCGGTTCGATCCCAAGACCGGCAAGATCGAGCAGCACCGCACCTGGGTCAATGGCATGTACTGGCTGTCCTCGGTACGCGAGGATCGCCGTGGCCAGGTCTGGATCGGCTCGACCGATGCGTTGCTGCGCTATGACCCGAAGCGGCGTGACCTGCGTCGCTGGGGCCGTGATGCCGGGGCCGACGCAACCATGGAAGGGGTCATCGAGTCGATGATGACCTGCGACGGCGACAGTCTGTGGTTGATGTTGCCTGCAGGCCTGCAGCAGCGTGACCTCGACGGTCGCCTGCGCCGCCAGCTGGACAACGGCCAGCGCGGCCTGCAGCAGGGCCAGCTCAACCTCGACGTGGAATGCGGACCGCAGGACCACATCTGGCTGGCCAGCAGCCGTGGCCTGCTGCAGTGGCTGCCGGAAAGCGAGCGCTTCCAGCCGGTGCCGGGTGCACCGGCGACGGCGATCCATGCGCTGCACGTGGGCCGCGATGGCCAGGTCTGGTTGTCGGAGGATGGTCGCTTGTCGCGCTACCGCTGGAGCCAGGGCCGGTTGGAGCGGCAGGCCGTGGTCGGCGCGGAGCAGGGCTATCCGGCGATCTCCGCCTCCGGGCTGGTGGTCGATGCGCAGGGCGTGGCCTGGGCCACCAGTGCGCGCGGCCTGGTCCGCGTTGGCGCCGATGGGCAGAGTGTGCGCCTGTACGGCGTGCACGACGGCCTGCCCAGCCAGGAGTTCCGCGAGCACACGTTGACGATGTCCGGCGATGGCCATCTGGTGGCCGGTACACCGGCTGGCGTGGTGGTGTTCAACCCGGAGCAGGTGCGGCCGTCGGTACGGCGCGCGCCGTTGGTGATCGAGCGGGTCGAAGTCCGCCGCAACGAGCAGGTACTCGACCTGACCCACGACACGCCGTTGCAGATTGCCGATGGTGATCGTGACCTGCGCATCGTCGCGCGATTGTTGTCGTTCGCCGATTCTGCTTCCAACAGCTACCGCTACCGCCTGGCCGGCTACGACCCCGATTGGGTGGAAGTGGGACCGGCCGGTGAGCGCCTGTTCTCGCGCCTGCCGCCGGGCAGCTACCGTCTGGAAGTACAGGCGCGCTCGGCTGACCACGTCTGGTCGCGGGTGCAGAGCCTGGAATTCCGCGTGCAGCCACCGTGGTGGCGCAGCCTGTCCGGACTGCTGGTACTGGCCTCGATCGCGCTTCTGCTGACCAGTTGGTTTGCCTGGTTGTATCGCCGCCGCCTGCAGCGGCGCCACGCCTATCAGCTGGCACTGCACAAACAGGAACTGGCCGAGCAGGCCTCGGCGGCCAAGACCCGCTTCCTGGCCAATCTCGGCCACGAAATCCGCACGCCGATGACCGGCGTGCTCGGCATGAGCGAACTGCTGCTGGCTTCACCGCTGGACCCGCAGCAGCGCGGCTACACACAGTCGATCCGGCATGCCGGCGAACACCTGCTTCACCTGGTCAACGATGCCCTGGACCTGGCACGGATCGAGTCCGGACGGCTGGAACTGCAGTCCAAGCCGTTCGCGCTGAGCTGCCTGTTGCAGGATCTTGCCGCCCTGATGGGACCGCTGGCAGCACAGAAGGGCCTGCGCTTCACCCTCGACAACCAGCTGCCGCCGGGCCTGCAGGCGACCGGCGATGCGATGCGGGTACGGCAGATCCTGCTCAACCTGCTCTCCAACGCGGTCAAGTTCACCAGCCGCGGAACCATCACCCTGCATGCGCGCAGCGACGGCGAGCTGCGCGCGCTGCACTTCGAAGTGCGCGACACCGGGCCGGGCATCAGCCAGGAACAGCAGCAGCGCCTGTTCCGTCGTTTCGAGCAGGCCGACGGTGCCCGCACCGCTGCGCAGTACGGTGGCAGTGGCCTGGGCCTGGCCATCTGCCGCGAACTGGCGCAGGCGATGCAGGGGCGTATCCAGGTGGAGAGCCAGCTTGGCCGCGGCACGTGTTTTGGCGTGACCCTGCCGTTGCCGCTGGTGGTCGATGCCAGCGCAGAGGCCGAGGGCGAAGCGCACCGCGAGGATGCGGCCAACATGCCGCCGTTGCGCGTGCTGCTGGTCGAGGATGATGCAACCGTGGCTGATGTGGTGCGCGGGCTGTTGAGTGCACGCGGCCATGAAGTGGTGCACGCGGGCCATGCGCTGGCGGCACTGCGCGAGATCAGTGCCGGTGATTTCGATGTCGGTCTGCTGGATCTGGACCTGCCGGGCCTGAGCGGCTTTGAGCTGGCCCAGCACCTGCGCAACCAGGGCTACATGCTCCCGCTGCTGGCGGTGACAGCGCGCACCGATCCGGACCTGCAGCAGCAGGTGGAGGCGGCCGGCATCGGCGGCTTCCTGCGCAAGCCGGTGACCGGTGAGCTGCTGGTGGAAGCGATCGCCAGGGTGATGGGTAGGTAG
- a CDS encoding WGR domain-containing protein produces MHVYLQHPDAGAQAPRFLRLSLQPDLFGGWELLRESGRVGSRSQLRRELFLQADEARHAFEKARDAELHRGFQILSHGD; encoded by the coding sequence ATGCACGTCTACCTGCAACATCCCGACGCCGGTGCGCAGGCACCGCGCTTCCTGCGCTTGAGCCTGCAGCCGGACCTGTTCGGCGGCTGGGAGCTGCTGCGCGAGAGCGGCCGCGTCGGCAGCCGGTCGCAGCTGCGGCGCGAGCTGTTCCTGCAGGCCGACGAAGCCCGCCATGCCTTCGAGAAAGCCCGCGATGCCGAACTGCATCGCGGCTTCCAGATCCTTTCGCACGGCGACTGA